TGGCATCGAATCCGGCGAAAAAGATAGAAGTTGGAGAGCGGAAAAGAGACCGTTCAGAACTCAAGACTAAATAAAAAAAACGATAACCATTATGAAATATTTAAACGCACTTAATCCTACCTCAGCAATGACTAAAAAAGATTACTAGAATTCCTTCATTAAAAAAGTGGCGTAGTCATCGGTAATGCTAGTTCGAGATTTAGGTGAATGTCCATGCTAATATTCTCGTAATTTTATTTCCCTGCTTCATTTCTATTTCTCGTATATCAGTCGCACCAAGCTTACGAATCAATTTTTTTGCAGGCTTAACATTGTCAATTTTCGAAACTAGACTGGTAAACCATCGGCATTGAGCTGAAAATACTTGGCTTTCTTTTATTAATTTTTTAAGGAACATTCGTTCGCCGCCCTTACACCAAAGCTCTGCTTCTAGACCGCCAAAATTTAGAGTAGGAGACGTGGGTATTGATTTTTGAGTGGCGTCATTTTCATTAAAGCTCGTGGTTGTTTGCTCACCGCGATTACGCGCAAGGTTGTTGAGCTTACGCTGACTACCTTTGAGTGCTTCATCTTGAGAAGCATGGAAGGGTGGATTGCATACGCTGATATCAAATGATTCTCCCGCCTGAATAACACCGTCAAAAATATGATTTTTATCGTGTTGCATGCGTAGTGTGAAGCAATCTTTTAGCTTGGGGTTGTTAGCGATAATCGAGGCTACATTCTCAAGCGA
This is a stretch of genomic DNA from Flavobacteriales bacterium. It encodes these proteins:
- the rlmF gene encoding 23S rRNA (adenine(1618)-N(6))-methyltransferase RlmF, whose translation is MSTRYGSKKNQTKPNSKGLHPRNLHKQGYDFPSLVKSYPPLAPYVKTNAHGNLSIDFTDPLAVKALNTSLLKRYYNIIDWDIPEGSLCPPIPGRVDYIHYIAELLGVSESTTNLANIQPKITLLDIGTGANGIYSLLACQIYDWHCVGSDINNQSLENVASIIANNPKLKDCFTLRMQHDKNHIFDGVIQAGESFDISVCNPPFHASQDEALKGSQRKLNNLARNRGEQTTTSFNENDATQKSIPTSPTLNFGGLEAELWCKGGERMFLKKLIKESQVFSAQCRWFTSLVSKIDNVKPAKKLIRKLGATDIREIEMKQGNKITRILAWTFT